One genomic region from Pecten maximus chromosome 5, xPecMax1.1, whole genome shotgun sequence encodes:
- the LOC117327020 gene encoding alpha-(1,3)-fucosyltransferase C-like isoform X2 translates to MNKIKLYRKYVLTFIIVVTVKILCETWSISSYKGGIQDQPLVIIHKTSHWVNKTTKTVLVWTEFFADNTWVESFKDAFQQCKFKCVATSDKADIKSADAVIFHLRDINSRPPDYRDKSQVWIAINSEAPTHITPNYYLKQVNGMFNWTMSYRRDSTVKNYYGRFRRLTRDEQTKYVHTDYATTKSKMAVSIVSNCDDNADRQKILTELGRYVELDQYGNCGYLDCPRTDTPTCTSSAYRYRIALENSICQDYITEKFWNSLNDDVIPVVNWPWIDTLVTKELVPPKSFINLYDFKSVADLGKYLNYLAGNYSEYNSYFEWKKQYRLWDSYMSFIDLCTELHQPRRDQEIPNLFKWLQNDTKTCKRDPALIRAFRRMRNFLWG, encoded by the exons ATGAACAAAATCAAGTTATATCGTAAGTATGTGTTGACGTTCATAATAGTCGTCACTGTAAAAATTTTGTGTGAAACATGGAGCATATCTTCATATAAAGGAGGCATACAGGATCAACCGCTTGTTATAATTCACAAGACGTCTCACTGGGTGAATAAAACAACGAAGACTGTGTTAGTATGGACCGAATTTTTTGCTGACAACACCTGGGTCgaatcatttaaggacgcgtTTCAACAATGCAAGTTTAAGTGCGTGGCAACTTCGGATAAAGCAGATATCAAATCCGCGGATGCTGTAATATTTCATCTCCGGGATATAAATAGTAGACCTCCGGATTACAGGGACAAAAGTCAAGTCTGGATTGCAATTAACTCGGAAGCACCTACACATATTACCCCAAATTATTATCTTAAACAAGTAAACGGTATGTTTAACTGGACCATGTCATATAGACGTGATTCTACAGTGAAAAATTATTACGGCCGTTTTCGACGTCTAACAAGAGACGAACAAACCAAATATGTACATACTGATTATGCAAcaacaaaatccaaaatggcggTGTCGATTGTTAGTAATTGCGACGACAATGCAGATCGACAGAAAATTTTGACAGAACTTGGGCGATATGTTGAGCTCGATCAATACGGCAACTGTGGATATCTAGATTGCCCACGAACAGATACGCCCACATGCACATCCAGTGCATATCGATATAGGATTGCTTTGGAGAATTCAATCTGTCAGGATTACATTACCGAAAAGTTTTGGAACTCTCTAAACGACGATGTCATTCCTGTAGTGAATTGGCCATGGATTGACACCTTAGTAACGAAAGAACTTGTACCCCCGAAATCTTTCATCAATTTATATGACTTTAAATCCGTCGCCGATCTAGGTAAATACTTGAACTATCTAGCTGGTAACTACTCTGAGTATAACAGTTATTTTGAATGGAAGAAACAATATCGTTTGTGGGATTCATACATGAGCTTCATCGATCTTTGTACTGAATTACACCAGCCGAGGAGGGATCAGGAAATTCCAAATTTATTTAAATGGTTGCAGAATGATACAAAAACTTGCAAGCGCGATCCT GCTTTAATACGGGCATTTCG
- the LOC117327020 gene encoding alpha-(1,3)-fucosyltransferase fut-3-like isoform X1, with translation MTTHRCVGLMNKITIYRKFVLTVIIFVSVTLSYERWSGYSHERDIQDQPLVIIHNTSHWVNKTTKTVLVWTELFSNNTWVETFKDAFQQCKFKCVATSDKSDIKSADAVIFHLRDINSRPPDYRDKSQVWIATNAEAPTHITLDYYFKQVNGMFNWTMSYRRDSTVKNYYGRFRRLTRDEQTKYVHTDYATTKSKMAVSIVSNCDDNADRQKILTELGRYIELDQYGTCGYLDCPRTDTPTCTSSAYRYRIALENSICQDYITEKFWNSLNDDVIPVVNWPWIDDLVTKELVPPNSFINLYDFKSVADLGKYLNYLAGNYSEYNSYFEWKKQYRLWDLYRSSIDLCTELHQPRKDQEIPDLWKWLQNDTSTCKRDPALIRAFRRMRNFLWG, from the exons ATGACAACACACAGATGTGTTGGATTGATgaacaaaatcacaatatatcgTAAGTTTGTGTTGACGGTCATAATATTCGTCAGTGTTACCCTTTCATATGAAAGATGGAGCGGATATTCACATGAACGGGACATACAGGATCAACCGCTAgttataatacacaacacatcGCACTGGGtgaataaaacaacaaaaactgtGTTAGTATGGACCGAATTATTTTCTAACAACACCTGGGTCGAAACATTTAAGGACGCGTTTCAACAATGCAAGTTTAAGTGCGTGGCGACTTCTGATAAATCAGACATCAAATCCGCGGATGCTGTAATATTTCATCTCCGGGATATAAATAGTAGACCTCCGGATTACAGGGACAAAAGTCAAGTTTGGATTGCCACTAATGCAGAAGCACCTACACATATTACACTAgattattattttaaacaagTAAACGGTATGTTTAACTGGACCATGTCATATAGACGTGATTCTACAGTGAAAAATTATTACGGCCGTTTTCGACGTCTAACAAGAGACGAACAAACCAAATATGTACATACTGATTATGCAAcaacaaaatccaaaatggcggTGTCGATTGTTAGTAATTGCGACGACAATGCAGATCGACAGAAAATTTTGACAGAACTTGGGCGATATATTGAGCTCGATCAATACGGCACCTGTGGATATCTAGATTGCCCACGAACAGATACGCCCACATGCACATCCAGTGCATATCGATATAGGATTGCTTTGGAGAATTCAATCTGTCAGGATTACATAACCGAAAAGTTTTGGAACTCTCTAAACGACGATGTCATTCCTGTGGTGAATTGGCCATGGATTGACGACTTGGTAACGAAAGAACTTGTACCCCCGAACTCTTTCATCAATTTATATGACTTTAAATCCGTCGCAGATCTAGGTAAATACTTGAACTATCTAGCTGGTAACTACTCTGAGTACAACAGTTATTTTGAATGGAAGAAACAATATCGTTTGTGGGATTTATACAGGAGCAGCATCGACCTTTGCACTGAATTACATCAGCCGAGGAAGGATCAGGAAATCCCAGATTTATGGAAATGGTTGCAGAATGATACCAGCACATGCAAGCGCGATCCT GCTTTAATACGGGCATTTCG